A single genomic interval of Spirosoma linguale DSM 74 harbors:
- a CDS encoding Glycosyl hydrolase family 32 domain protein (PFAM: Glycosyl hydrolase family 32 domain protein~SMART: glycoside hydrolase family 32~KEGG: pat:Patl_3823 levanase), producing MTKLLLTTALLALLTHGSFGQVTKPETYRPQYHFSPKAHWMNDPNGMVYWKGTYHLFFQYYPDGTTWGPMHWGHATSKDMVRWQEQPIALYPDSLGWIFSGSAVVDVNNTSGFGKDGQTPMVAIFTHHNSKMEKQKSDKFQYQSLAYSLDEGKTWTKYAGNPVLPNPGIVDFRDPKVRWNEQAKKWIMTLATKDRITFYSSPNLKNWTKESEFGHDLGAHGGVWECPDLFPLDYNGKKAWVLLVSINPGGPNGGSATQYFVGDFNGKTFTPYSKATKWMDYGTDNYAGVTFANTGNRTILMGWMSNWQYANVVPTDPWRSANTVPRTLGLREVNKELFLTSVPVKELDILKGETVPMKNLTVKGEYDLTPKTKNETGLFKLDLTTQNATDFSIVLANEQGNELVIGYDKAANTYYIDRSRSGKVDFEKGFGKRHTAPRLAVDGKISLSLLIDVASVELFADNGLPVMTDIFFPDKPMSKLSIKSTTGISISSLTYTKMASAVQGGL from the coding sequence ATGACTAAACTACTCCTAACCACTGCCTTACTGGCTTTACTAACGCATGGCTCCTTCGGGCAGGTAACCAAACCCGAAACGTACCGCCCTCAGTACCATTTCTCGCCCAAAGCCCACTGGATGAACGATCCCAATGGGATGGTTTACTGGAAGGGTACGTATCATTTGTTTTTTCAGTACTACCCCGATGGCACTACCTGGGGGCCCATGCACTGGGGGCACGCCACCAGTAAAGACATGGTTCGCTGGCAGGAACAGCCCATTGCTTTGTATCCGGATAGTCTGGGCTGGATATTTTCGGGCAGTGCGGTTGTTGATGTCAACAATACCAGTGGTTTCGGCAAGGATGGGCAAACGCCTATGGTTGCGATTTTTACGCACCATAATTCGAAAATGGAGAAGCAGAAATCGGATAAATTTCAATACCAGAGTCTGGCCTATAGTCTCGACGAAGGCAAAACATGGACCAAGTATGCCGGTAATCCAGTGCTGCCAAACCCTGGCATTGTTGATTTTCGCGATCCGAAAGTACGGTGGAATGAACAGGCTAAAAAGTGGATCATGACCCTGGCTACCAAAGATCGGATTACATTCTACTCCTCGCCGAATCTTAAAAACTGGACAAAGGAGAGTGAGTTTGGCCATGATCTCGGCGCACACGGGGGCGTTTGGGAGTGCCCGGATTTGTTTCCGTTGGATTACAATGGTAAAAAAGCCTGGGTATTGCTGGTCAGTATCAATCCCGGCGGTCCTAACGGTGGTTCGGCCACCCAGTATTTCGTGGGCGATTTTAACGGAAAAACCTTCACGCCCTATTCCAAAGCCACGAAATGGATGGATTACGGCACCGATAATTACGCCGGGGTGACCTTCGCCAACACGGGCAACCGGACAATACTGATGGGTTGGATGAGCAACTGGCAATATGCCAACGTCGTACCCACCGACCCCTGGCGCAGTGCCAACACCGTTCCCCGTACACTGGGCTTAAGAGAAGTGAACAAGGAGTTGTTCCTGACTTCGGTGCCTGTAAAAGAGCTTGATATCCTGAAGGGCGAAACGGTTCCGATGAAAAACCTGACCGTAAAAGGGGAGTATGACCTGACGCCTAAAACGAAAAACGAGACTGGCTTATTCAAGCTTGACTTGACTACCCAAAACGCAACCGATTTTTCTATCGTACTGGCCAATGAACAGGGCAATGAGCTGGTGATTGGGTACGACAAAGCGGCTAATACCTATTATATAGATCGCAGCCGTTCGGGTAAAGTAGATTTCGAGAAAGGATTTGGTAAGCGGCATACGGCCCCCCGATTGGCGGTGGATGGTAAGATTTCGCTCAGTTTGCTGATCGATGTGGCTTCTGTCGAGCTATTTGCCGATAACGGGCTTCCCGTAATGACCGACATATTCTTCCCGGATAAGCCGATGAGTAAACTGTCGATCAAGTCGACTACCGGTATTTCAATTTCCAGTCTGACCTACACAAAAATGGCATCTGCCGTGCAGGGGGGACTTTAG
- a CDS encoding PfkB domain protein (PFAM: PfkB domain protein~KEGG: pha:PSHAb0209 putative carbohydrate kinase), whose protein sequence is MNPTITCFGEILWDVLPTSKQPGGAPMNVAADLRNFGVNSQLISRVGSDELGSELLDFLRQKGLPLDLVQVGQTHLTGVAKANISDLNEVTYKIVQPVAWDYIQLEPNLVEAVRNSDLFVYGSLAARSPQTYQTLLALLEVAPRKAFDVNLRAPHYTRDIVEELLAKADIVKLNEHELVELSSWYGEENDLHRAMYQLRSQYKLDKLIVTLGEHGAVLLDRAGLHSQVGFPVEVADTIGSGDAFLAAFLYKTLQDETPRKTLEFACATGAYVAGQRGATPSFTEETIVNQYLVSTTV, encoded by the coding sequence ATGAATCCAACAATAACCTGTTTCGGCGAAATTCTTTGGGATGTATTACCCACCAGTAAACAACCCGGTGGAGCACCCATGAATGTGGCCGCTGACCTGCGAAATTTTGGTGTGAATTCCCAACTGATCAGTCGCGTTGGAAGCGATGAGCTGGGTAGCGAACTTCTTGATTTTTTGCGGCAGAAAGGGCTTCCGCTCGATTTGGTTCAGGTGGGCCAAACGCACCTGACAGGCGTAGCCAAAGCCAATATCTCGGACTTGAACGAGGTGACTTATAAGATTGTCCAGCCGGTGGCCTGGGATTACATCCAACTGGAGCCCAATCTGGTTGAGGCCGTTCGAAATAGTGATTTGTTCGTGTATGGTAGTCTGGCCGCCCGTAGTCCGCAAACGTACCAAACCTTGCTGGCCTTGCTGGAAGTAGCTCCCCGGAAAGCGTTCGACGTTAACCTGCGAGCCCCGCACTATACCCGTGATATTGTAGAAGAACTACTGGCGAAAGCCGACATTGTCAAGCTCAATGAACACGAGCTGGTCGAACTGTCGAGTTGGTACGGTGAGGAGAACGACCTGCATCGGGCCATGTACCAGCTCCGGAGTCAGTACAAGCTCGATAAGCTCATTGTCACTCTGGGCGAACACGGAGCTGTACTGCTGGACAGAGCCGGTCTGCACAGTCAGGTCGGGTTCCCGGTTGAAGTAGCCGATACAATTGGCAGCGGAGATGCTTTTCTGGCCGCTTTTCTGTACAAAACATTACAGGACGAAACGCCCCGGAAAACCCTTGAGTTTGCCTGCGCTACCGGTGCGTACGTCGCTGGACAGCGCGGAGCGACGCCTTCGTTTACGGAGGAAACTATTGTAAATCAGTACCTGGTTTCGACTACCGTTTGA
- a CDS encoding sugar transporter (TIGRFAM: sugar transporter~PFAM: General substrate transporter; major facilitator superfamily MFS_1~KEGG: csa:Csal_0500 sugar transporter) produces the protein MSQKQRIFFWSITAALGGFLFGFDTAVISGVEQSLQTLWHLNVWEHGLTVSIALIGTVVGSMLGGIPTQQLGRKKTLFWIAVLYLVASIGTAMATSWPVFLVFRFLGGLGVGASSVAAPMYITEISPAKSRGKLVGMFQFNVVLGILIAYLSNFLLQSLGDDSWRWMLGVQALPSLIFLIAVLNIPESPRWLLLAKGRVAEAREVLNMIDPETADETLLALQDNAEHQNKNARLFSGQYNTPVMLAVLFAVFNQVSGINAIIYYAPRIFEMTGLGKSSALLSSAGIGLVNLIFTMISMNLIDRFGRRTLMKIGSVGLIVTLALVARAFYVEDFSGMTVPLLLFGYIAFFGFSQGAVIWVFISEIFPNEVRSGGQALGSFTHWFMAAIITFSFPYLAEHFGGGNTFLFFTIMMVLQLLFVVRLMPETKGTSLEKIEKTFVVH, from the coding sequence ATGAGTCAAAAGCAACGCATCTTTTTCTGGTCCATCACAGCCGCCCTGGGTGGCTTTCTGTTCGGTTTCGATACAGCCGTTATTTCCGGCGTCGAGCAGTCACTGCAAACGTTATGGCATCTGAACGTTTGGGAGCATGGATTAACAGTGTCCATTGCCCTCATCGGTACCGTAGTGGGCTCCATGCTGGGGGGGATTCCAACGCAGCAACTGGGCCGTAAAAAAACGTTGTTCTGGATTGCGGTTCTTTATTTAGTAGCCTCCATTGGTACGGCGATGGCTACCAGCTGGCCCGTTTTTCTCGTCTTCCGGTTTCTGGGTGGCCTGGGCGTCGGCGCTTCGTCGGTGGCGGCACCCATGTACATTACGGAGATTTCGCCTGCTAAGTCGCGCGGTAAGCTGGTGGGTATGTTTCAGTTCAATGTGGTATTGGGTATCCTGATTGCCTACCTCTCCAATTTCCTTTTGCAAAGTTTGGGCGACGATTCGTGGCGCTGGATGCTGGGCGTACAGGCGCTGCCTTCGCTGATTTTTCTAATTGCCGTACTCAACATTCCGGAAAGCCCCCGCTGGCTGTTACTGGCAAAAGGCCGGGTAGCAGAAGCCCGCGAGGTACTGAACATGATCGACCCGGAAACGGCCGACGAGACTTTACTGGCCCTACAGGATAACGCAGAGCATCAGAATAAAAATGCCCGGTTGTTTTCCGGTCAGTACAACACACCCGTTATGCTGGCAGTGCTGTTTGCCGTATTCAATCAGGTATCTGGTATTAACGCCATCATTTATTACGCCCCCCGTATCTTTGAAATGACCGGCTTGGGTAAGAGTTCGGCCCTGTTGTCGTCGGCGGGAATTGGTCTGGTAAACCTGATTTTCACCATGATTTCCATGAACCTCATTGACCGCTTTGGCCGACGCACGCTCATGAAGATTGGCTCGGTAGGGCTTATTGTCACGCTGGCTTTGGTGGCGCGCGCTTTTTACGTGGAGGATTTCAGTGGTATGACGGTGCCACTGCTGCTGTTCGGCTACATTGCTTTCTTTGGCTTTTCGCAGGGGGCGGTCATATGGGTCTTTATTTCGGAAATATTTCCGAATGAGGTGCGCTCGGGCGGGCAGGCGCTGGGTAGTTTTACCCACTGGTTCATGGCCGCTATAATTACCTTCTCATTTCCGTATCTGGCTGAACATTTTGGCGGTGGAAACACTTTTCTGTTCTTCACCATCATGATGGTGTTGCAGCTTCTGTTCGTGGTACGGCTCATGCCCGAAACGAAAGGAACCAGTCTTGAAAAAATCGAAAAAACATTCGTTGTCCATTAA
- a CDS encoding monooxygenase FAD-binding protein (PFAM: monooxygenase FAD-binding; FAD dependent oxidoreductase~KEGG: scl:sce2184 putative electron transfer oxidoreductase) has translation MRCDADVIIIGGGLAGLTASIHLTRADVQVLLLEKQDYPQHKVCGEYISNEVLPYLQHLGVDIDELNPSRISRFLLSTAAGKTVESTLPLGGFGVSRYTLDQFLADKAKSAGVDLRQADVTDIQFANNVFTVTTATEQTYTAKIVLGAYGKRSQLDKRLNRPFASRESGWLGVKAHYQADFPDDLVALHNFDGGYCGLSQVENGIVNACYLVNYRSFKAVKNIDSFQQHVLRKNPFLNEFFATATPLFARPLTISQISFDKKSPVENHILMCGDTAGLIHPLCGNGMAMAIHSAKLVSELVIQFFNGKLANRAALEKQYTSGWSAEFRTRLLTGRIAQTVLLYPAITNVILKSLQRTPGILPILIKQTHGKPLLV, from the coding sequence ATGCGATGTGATGCCGATGTGATTATCATTGGGGGCGGTCTGGCCGGGTTGACCGCCAGCATTCATTTGACCCGCGCGGACGTACAAGTCTTACTGCTAGAGAAACAAGATTACCCCCAGCATAAAGTCTGCGGGGAGTACATTTCTAATGAAGTACTGCCCTATCTGCAACACCTTGGTGTTGACATCGACGAGTTGAACCCCTCCCGAATTAGCCGCTTCCTGCTGAGTACAGCGGCCGGAAAAACCGTCGAAAGTACATTACCGCTGGGCGGCTTTGGCGTGAGTCGCTACACCCTCGATCAGTTTCTGGCCGATAAAGCCAAATCAGCAGGCGTAGACCTTCGGCAAGCCGATGTTACGGATATTCAATTTGCGAACAATGTCTTTACGGTAACCACGGCGACAGAACAAACATACACGGCTAAAATAGTTCTGGGTGCGTATGGCAAGCGATCTCAGCTGGACAAGCGGCTCAACAGACCGTTTGCCAGCCGGGAGTCGGGTTGGCTGGGCGTAAAAGCACACTACCAGGCCGATTTCCCGGACGACCTGGTGGCTCTGCATAATTTCGATGGTGGGTATTGCGGGTTATCTCAAGTTGAGAACGGGATTGTGAACGCTTGCTATCTGGTTAATTACCGTAGTTTCAAAGCAGTTAAAAACATAGATTCCTTCCAGCAGCACGTACTGAGAAAGAACCCTTTCCTGAATGAGTTTTTCGCCACGGCCACCCCTCTTTTTGCCAGGCCACTAACGATTAGTCAGATTTCGTTCGACAAAAAAAGTCCCGTCGAAAACCATATACTGATGTGCGGAGACACGGCGGGCCTCATCCATCCCCTTTGTGGAAACGGCATGGCGATGGCCATTCACAGCGCCAAACTGGTATCGGAATTGGTCATTCAGTTTTTTAATGGTAAACTAGCGAACCGGGCCGCTTTAGAGAAACAATACACCAGCGGATGGTCGGCCGAATTTAGAACCCGGCTGTTGACCGGCCGCATCGCCCAAACAGTATTGTTATATCCGGCTATTACGAATGTTATACTAAAAAGCCTGCAACGAACGCCCGGTATACTGCCCATACTCATTAAGCAAACGCACGGCAAACCCTTGTTGGTCTAA
- a CDS encoding Methyltransferase type 12 (PFAM: Methyltransferase type 12~KEGG: gbm:Gbem_1026 methyltransferase type 11), with amino-acid sequence MNPPKANLMFLSTTQRTTKEEYLDDFSLEGDELRDALDKIAIINQWLGGNRVTIDGIKALLKNQPKDRIFSIIDIGCGNGDMCREVVDFAKQEGIRVDVLGIDANAYTVNHAKASSTAYPTIHYDTQNIFDERFASVEYDIALCTLTLHHFTDQEILYLMGLLAQKAKVGVVINDLQRSALAYRLFQLICFVFRLNKLSREDGLTSILRGFKKQELVAFSKQLRFTAYRINWRWAFRYQWIIETL; translated from the coding sequence ATGAATCCCCCTAAAGCGAACCTGATGTTTTTAAGTACTACGCAGCGTACCACCAAAGAAGAATACCTGGATGATTTCTCGTTAGAAGGCGACGAGCTGCGTGATGCCTTGGACAAAATTGCCATTATCAACCAATGGCTGGGCGGAAACCGGGTCACAATCGACGGTATTAAGGCATTACTTAAAAATCAGCCTAAAGACCGAATTTTCTCCATCATCGATATTGGGTGTGGCAATGGCGATATGTGTCGGGAAGTCGTTGATTTTGCCAAACAGGAAGGCATTCGGGTGGATGTGCTCGGAATCGACGCCAACGCATACACCGTCAATCATGCCAAAGCCAGTTCAACAGCTTATCCAACCATCCACTACGATACCCAAAACATCTTCGACGAGCGTTTTGCATCGGTCGAGTACGACATTGCGTTATGTACCCTGACGCTGCATCACTTTACCGATCAGGAAATCCTGTATTTGATGGGTTTATTAGCCCAAAAAGCGAAAGTTGGCGTCGTTATCAATGACTTACAACGCTCGGCGCTGGCCTATCGGCTTTTTCAACTCATCTGCTTTGTCTTCCGGCTCAACAAACTATCGCGTGAAGATGGTCTGACGTCCATTTTGCGCGGGTTTAAAAAGCAGGAATTAGTCGCATTTTCGAAACAATTACGGTTCACAGCCTATCGTATCAACTGGCGTTGGGCTTTTCGCTACCAATGGATCATTGAAACCCTATGA